In Anaerosporomusa subterranea, the genomic window AATATGCAGAAGGGCGCCGGTAGTAGCCAACGGAGTGCCGATGCCAAGACCGACCGCAATCAAACCCATATTTTCCACGCTGGAATAGGCTAATAACCGTTTAAGATCATGCTGTAGAAGGATAAATGGCGTCGATAAAGCTATTGATAATAGGCCAAATGTCAACAGCAGCGTTTCGGCAAAGTTAGGCCCGAGTGAGTGCTGAACCACAGCCATATTGCGCATGATCGCGTAGAAGGCGCAGGGCAGCAGCGCGCCAGATAGCAGTCCGCTGACCGGCGAGGGCGCTTGACTATGAGCGTCTGGCAGCCAGGTGTGCATCGGCGCCAGACCGGCTTTCGTACCATAACCAATCAAGATAAAGACAAAAGACAGTTTTGTCATATCCGGATCAAGCCGAGCAGCAGCGCCGGTCAGTGCCAGCCAGCTTAGCGCTTCTTTGCCTTCACCTGCGCTCACCTGAGCATAATATAATAGGATCGTTCCTAAAAGTGCCATACAGATGCCAACCGTGCAGACCATAACATATTTCCAGGCTGCCTCTAGAGAGGACCGATTGAAAGAAGACGCTACCAGCAAAGCACTGGCCAGAGTCGTCGCCTCAATCATGACCCAGAGAATACCCAGATTTTCAGCAACTAGCGCCCCAATCATCGTGAAAACAAAAACTTGCAATAACGCATAATAGCGGGCTAACGCCTTCTCGGTAATATGCCCGTCTTCCAGTTCACGCCGCATATACGAAAGCGAAAATAGCGTAGACGAAACAGTCAACAACGCGACAACCAATAGTGGTACCACGCTCAATTCGTCAACGAGAAATAAGCCAGTGTGAATACGGCCCTGAGTCGCAACTTGCCATATTAACCGAAGGATGACAGCAGCAACCGCCAAACCGCTAGATATATTCAAGGCGCCAAGCGGCAAGCGCAACGGCAGCAGGGACAGCACTGCGGTTATCAGGGGTATCGCGAGAGCGACAAAAATAAGTTCGTGCATAGACTTTCTTTTATCCTTTCAGTTCTTCTAATACGCTCGTATCAGTTGAAGCAAATGATAGTTTTAAGCGATAGGTTAGAATCACCAGCACTAATACTGCAACCAGAACATCGAGGAAAATGCCCATTTCGATGATCAGCGGCAAGCCTTGAGTCACAGACAACCCTACCAAATAGATGCCATTCTCCATGGTAATAAGCCCTACTGTTTGCAGGATTGCCTGGTGACGAGTCATCATTAACAATAAGCCAATAAACACTAGGGTGATAGCAGCCGCTAATGCGTCACGGCTGACCACTCCCGGCAAAGCATGATCAATCAGCGAATAGGCGAAAAAAATCGCGACACAGGCAGACAGTGAAGCCGCGTTCGGACCTAATATCGGATGCTGCTCTTTTTCCCGCTTTAGCCTTCCTGACAGTCTGAACAGCGCAAAGGGAATGACGCCAGCCTTAATCACGGCAGTAAGCAATGCGGCGATATACGTATGCAGTTCACGCGTCTCGAGCGCCACAACTAAACAAGCACCTGCAACCAGTACAGACTGTACCAGCAGCACATAAATAGCGGTTCGCAAACTAGTCACCCGGGTTTGCACAGCCGCAAGAGCCAACAGAAGAATAGTTAAAATCTGCATGACCTGTCTCCTTACTGCGCCACAAGCGCCAACAATGATAACAGCCCTGAAATGGCAATAAAGCCAGGCAATCGAAACAAGCGCATTTTGTTTGTACAAGTTTCGGTTACTGCCAAGGCGGCGGCGGTAATAACTACCTTCAACGCAACTTGCGGCAAAATACCACCCCAAGATGCCTGCCAAGGAATAAAGAAAATCACAAACAATAAAATGATAATTAACTGTCTAACAGCAGCAGCCAAGTGGATTAGACCTAGACGGCGACCAGAATACTCGAGCAACATGCCTTCGTGAATCATCGTCAGCTCAAGATGAGTGTCAGGATTGTCAACTGGCACCCGGCCAGTCTCGGCCAGCAGCAAAATGAAGAATGCAAATCCGGCGAACACGTAAGGCACTGAAAACGGCGCTTGTGCCGCTTGCCGAGCCATCGCCTCGAGCCCGGTCGAACCAGCCGGCGCTGCGACAGTCAGAAACGCTAACACCAGTACAGGCTCAACTAGAACTGACACATACATCTCGCGCGACCCGCCCATACCACCAAAGGTACTGCCTGCATCAAGTGACGCTAAGACAAGGATAAAGCGGCCTGCCGCCAAAACATACATCAGTAAAAATACATCAAATATGTCCGGATATGTCTCTTGCTGACCGGGTAACGGCAGAGGCAGCAAGGCCGCCGCTGCAAAAGCCAGGGCAAGATAGCCAAAGGGAGCAACTCGAAATACCCAGCATGTTGTTGGTGAAACCACTTCGTCTTTTTTTAATAGTTTGATGATATCAAGATACGGTTGCCAAAGTCTCGGCCCACGCCGATTCTGCAATTTCGCTTTTAACGATTTTATCAGACCAAGAACGAGCGGGGCGAAGAACAAGACCGCTACGGCCAACGCAATGCGTGTAATGAAGATACTCATGACTGCCACCCCGCACTCCACAGCAGAGCCACTATGGTTGCCGCCATAATATAGGCAATGTATACTTGCACATTGCCTACTTGCAATCGTTTCATTTTGGCAGATAAATGCAGAATTTCCCATTTAAGCGGATAATATAATGTCTCGCTCAATAGATACTCAATCTTCGAACGGAAGGTTAATTTGCGGCCAAAGTATAAATTCGTGTTTGAGTCTGCCAGTATTTCACGCTGCGGCTGCAGAATCGCACCAAACGCGCGACGGACAGGTTTAGAAAAACCGAGTGATGAATATTGCATCCGCGAGCTTGGCGTAATACCGCAGGTCCAGGTTTCCCCTGCTGTCACTGTCGAATGCCCAAAAACGCGATACAGGCAAAATGCAACTAGCAGCGCTACCGCCAGGATGCCTAGCAGAGACGCGGTGCCTAACGGCGCGGCCAAAGCACCAGATTGGAAAACTGCCGCCTGCCAAGAGTCTGTACTAATTGATGGATGCACCGCAGTAAAGCCAGTTAAGACCTTTTGCAGCACGCCAATTACTGCTTGTGGCCAAATCCCCAGCGCTACACAACAGATGGCCAAAACACCGATCGGTAACCGCATGGCAAGGGAAACCTCCTTAGCTTGCTCAGACTGGTGACTACGCGGCTTGCCAAGGCAGGCTATACCGAAGGCTTTCACAAAGCATGCGGCTGCCAGCGCGCCGGTCAAGCCTAGCAATGCAGTTATCATCACACCAGCCAGTCTGCCAAGCGTTCCTGGAATAGCCTGTGGTAGAAAAAACAATGATTGCAGAGTCAGCCACTCACTGACAAAACCGTTTAAGGGCGGCAGCGCGCCAATACTGACTGCACCGACAAAAAACAGCGCCGCCGTGAATGGCATAGTGCGAATCAGCCCGCCCAGCCTTTCCAGGTTGCTGGTATGAGTACCTTTCAGTATCGAGCCAGCCACCAAAAATAACAGGGACTTAAAAATTGCGTGATTTAGACTATGGTACAGCACCGCTGTCCAGGCCAGAGCCGCTAAGGCAGCTTGTTCGCGTGCAGCAAACACCAGCCCAGCGCCCACACCAAACAGAATGATGCCAATATTCTCCACACTCGAATAGGCAAGCAGCTTTTTTAAGTCGTTTTCCATCAACGCCCAAAGGACGCCAAGGAAGGCAGTAACAGCAGCCAGTAGTAAAATCGTATAACCCCACCAAACCGGTCCTGGCCCTAAAAACTCCAGAAAAAACCGGCATAGACCGTAAACTGCTGTTTTGATCATCACTCCAGACATCAGCGCAGCAGCGTGACTGGGGGCCGCGGGGTAGGCGCGGGGCAGCCAGATATGCAATGGCACGATGCCGGCTTTGGCGCCAAATCCGATTAACGTACAAATAAAGACCATGTTACGAGTCACCGGGTCAAGAGCCACTCCTGACAACTTAGCAAAGTCAAGACTTTCTGCCGCTCTGCCCATCAGTAAGAAAGCAATAATCAGAAACGCGGTGCCAATATGAGTCATAACGACATATACGAACGCGGCTCGACGAATTTCCGGCTTCTCATGTTCATGATTAACCAGAAGAAATGAAATAATCGCCATCATTTCCCAGGCAATGAGAAAGCCGGCGACATGGGCAACACTAAACACTAGTGTCATCGAAAGCAAAAAAAGATTGAATAGACCAGCCAAGAGGGAATATTCTTTTGCGTAGTATCCGCGTGTATAAGCACCTGCGTATATGCTAACAGCCGTACCCACGATACCAAGCAAAAGCAGAAACCACGCACTCAGCGGATCAAGTCTTAGGTAGATATCACCTAATGGAAAAGCAATCGCAGATGTAGTCAATGTTTCCTGGCTATATAAGATCAAAAGTGCACATAGCCCGGCAGCCAAGCAGCCTAGAACAGCCAACCCATGAGCCGCCAGATTAACGCGCAGTGGTCGTTTGCGCAAAACCCAAGCCAGGACAGTGCCTGCGCTGAAACAGGACAGCGCGGCGCCTAAGAGCCAATGTTGCAGTGACATGTTTTCACCCTTTTATTATTTAATAGTGTAATATTTCTATTGTATCATAACGACACACTAATAATAAAAAGGATACAGCCCGATTTGGGGCTGTATCCTTCCATATCTCGTCAATTTGATGATTTACTCATCTATCTTGTCAGACTACTTAAAATAGCGGCGATTTTCTTTTAGACCCTAGTACTAGTCACAGCTCATCTTTTGGTAATGAGCGATGCGCTAAGCCGACCGCCACTTCGTTGAGATTGAGGACGCCGACGCCAAAGTAAACAGCGACACAGAGGTGCTCGCCATGACGAGCCATACCGATTTTACCGCCAACATTAAGCCCTACCGCTGTAGGTGTCACTTGAGCAAGAGCAGCGTGGGTCGCCCCCGCTATCGCTCCTTCGCCGACATGATTGTCAGCAACTAAGCCCTGGCGTTGGGCTGCAACGACAGACCGTTCGATAATTTTCTTGACTGATGGCACAAATTCGCCGCCAAAATCCACCGCTGCCGATCGGATATTGCGTTTTTGCAAGGCGGCTCTAGTGTCTTGCTCTTCCTGGCGGCTTTCGCTGGCTGCCATTTTTAGGGCAGCTCTGCCGACTTCAATACTAGTGAGTTCCTCCATAAGCAGCTCCTTCATCTATGTTGTCTGGTACATGTTCTTGCGTTGTTATCTTATTTGAATCTAACACAGTAACTGCAAAGAAGGTCACGAGGCAAACCAGCCACTCAAAATAAATCGGCTCGGAAACTATACGGACCGACGGCAGAATCTGCCAAGCAGCCAGCGCCAATATTCCTGCAAGAGTGGTGTAGAAAGCGGAACTTTTTCTACACAGACTTGGTGCAAACATCGTAAATAAGAACACGATCGTGAACGCTGTTGTCAGGCTAAGACCGATCAACAGAGTCCGCAAAATACCAACTGCATTGAATGCCAGCCAAAGAGTGAGCAGGCCGGTACCCAGCACCGTAAGCCGGTTAACAGTCAGAAATTTCGTCTCACTGACTGACGGATTAATAAAACGCTGATAAATGTCTTGTGCGAACAGAGTCCCTGCCCCCAGCAGCAAAGTGCAGGCTGTTGATACATCAGCCGCCCAGAGTGCGGCCAAGGTAATGCCGGAAACGATCGGGTCAAGACTCATAATAATCTTTGGCAAAGCTAGTGTGGCTTTAATGTCAGGATAGGTGACGCGTGCAGCCAGACCCATAATGGCGCAAAGAAAACCAATGGGGAAGATAATGACCGCCCCCCATAAGAATCCCTTTTTCGCCGTTTTGCCGTCCACTGCGCCGCAAGCGATCTGAACCGGGCCTTGGGCAGTAATCGTCTGCGTAATCATGACAACAAACCAGCCAATGATGGTGGCTAAGCTGAGACCGCCGATCGGTCCGAACCAGCTTACTGTCTCTGGAAGTTTGGTAGCAAGTCCACCTAATCCGCCTTGTTGCGACACTGTCATATATGTGCCTACCAATACCCCTAGATAGATCAGAACAACACTTACAATATTGGATAAACCGGAAGACCAAAGG contains:
- a CDS encoding hydrogenase 4 subunit F; this translates as MHELIFVALAIPLITAVLSLLPLRLPLGALNISSGLAVAAVILRLIWQVATQGRIHTGLFLVDELSVVPLLVVALLTVSSTLFSLSYMRRELEDGHITEKALARYYALLQVFVFTMIGALVAENLGILWVMIEATTLASALLVASSFNRSSLEAAWKYVMVCTVGICMALLGTILLYYAQVSAGEGKEALSWLALTGAAARLDPDMTKLSFVFILIGYGTKAGLAPMHTWLPDAHSQAPSPVSGLLSGALLPCAFYAIMRNMAVVQHSLGPNFAETLLLTFGLLSIALSTPFILLQHDLKRLLAYSSVENMGLIAVGLGIGTPLATTGALLHILYHALTKSALFYLAGTITQEYRTKQLMRIRGLISSAPLLGGLFFVGLLAITGMPPFGIFTSKFLIIQAVVDDGRPLLAGLYLLLLGAVFAGMIYYAMGICFGAAPKKPINSPSASASLAIGLSICIVLAAGFYLPPWLGSVLTLAAALVTGG
- a CDS encoding hydrogenase, whose translation is MQILTILLLALAAVQTRVTSLRTAIYVLLVQSVLVAGACLVVALETRELHTYIAALLTAVIKAGVIPFALFRLSGRLKREKEQHPILGPNAASLSACVAIFFAYSLIDHALPGVVSRDALAAAITLVFIGLLLMMTRHQAILQTVGLITMENGIYLVGLSVTQGLPLIIEMGIFLDVLVAVLVLVILTYRLKLSFASTDTSVLEELKG
- a CDS encoding respiratory chain complex I subunit 1 family protein, giving the protein MSIFITRIALAVAVLFFAPLVLGLIKSLKAKLQNRRGPRLWQPYLDIIKLLKKDEVVSPTTCWVFRVAPFGYLALAFAAAALLPLPLPGQQETYPDIFDVFLLMYVLAAGRFILVLASLDAGSTFGGMGGSREMYVSVLVEPVLVLAFLTVAAPAGSTGLEAMARQAAQAPFSVPYVFAGFAFFILLLAETGRVPVDNPDTHLELTMIHEGMLLEYSGRRLGLIHLAAAVRQLIIILLFVIFFIPWQASWGGILPQVALKVVITAAALAVTETCTNKMRLFRLPGFIAISGLLSLLALVAQ
- a CDS encoding proton-conducting transporter membrane subunit, which gives rise to MSLQHWLLGAALSCFSAGTVLAWVLRKRPLRVNLAAHGLAVLGCLAAGLCALLILYSQETLTTSAIAFPLGDIYLRLDPLSAWFLLLLGIVGTAVSIYAGAYTRGYYAKEYSLLAGLFNLFLLSMTLVFSVAHVAGFLIAWEMMAIISFLLVNHEHEKPEIRRAAFVYVVMTHIGTAFLIIAFLLMGRAAESLDFAKLSGVALDPVTRNMVFICTLIGFGAKAGIVPLHIWLPRAYPAAPSHAAALMSGVMIKTAVYGLCRFFLEFLGPGPVWWGYTILLLAAVTAFLGVLWALMENDLKKLLAYSSVENIGIILFGVGAGLVFAAREQAALAALAWTAVLYHSLNHAIFKSLLFLVAGSILKGTHTSNLERLGGLIRTMPFTAALFFVGAVSIGALPPLNGFVSEWLTLQSLFFLPQAIPGTLGRLAGVMITALLGLTGALAAACFVKAFGIACLGKPRSHQSEQAKEVSLAMRLPIGVLAICCVALGIWPQAVIGVLQKVLTGFTAVHPSISTDSWQAAVFQSGALAAPLGTASLLGILAVALLVAFCLYRVFGHSTVTAGETWTCGITPSSRMQYSSLGFSKPVRRAFGAILQPQREILADSNTNLYFGRKLTFRSKIEYLLSETLYYPLKWEILHLSAKMKRLQVGNVQVYIAYIMAATIVALLWSAGWQS
- a CDS encoding HutP family protein is translated as MEELTSIEVGRAALKMAASESRQEEQDTRAALQKRNIRSAAVDFGGEFVPSVKKIIERSVVAAQRQGLVADNHVGEGAIAGATHAALAQVTPTAVGLNVGGKIGMARHGEHLCVAVYFGVGVLNLNEVAVGLAHRSLPKDEL
- a CDS encoding sodium:solute symporter family protein produces the protein MSIQLVIIILYIALLFLISLYAKKRASGGSANFLFAGRKMNSLLVAVNVAGLAIGAASTVGVAENAFTVGIAAGWYNAAWSAGAVVMAMVAADKYRSMNCTTVPELFERYYDKKGRVISAVCLVIIMMVITSMQYLAGGAILSSLLPEYFTMQGGMIMSAIVFISITLIGGLWSSGLSNIVSVVLIYLGVLVGTYMTVSQQGGLGGLATKLPETVSWFGPIGGLSLATIIGWFVVMITQTITAQGPVQIACGAVDGKTAKKGFLWGAVIIFPIGFLCAIMGLAARVTYPDIKATLALPKIIMSLDPIVSGITLAALWAADVSTACTLLLGAGTLFAQDIYQRFINPSVSETKFLTVNRLTVLGTGLLTLWLAFNAVGILRTLLIGLSLTTAFTIVFLFTMFAPSLCRKSSAFYTTLAGILALAAWQILPSVRIVSEPIYFEWLVCLVTFFAVTVLDSNKITTQEHVPDNIDEGAAYGGTH